GGGTCGCCGGGACGATGGTTGCGGCATTGTTTCTGCGCTCGCCGGTGCTTGTCTCAGCGGGCGTCGCCATTACAGGCATTTATCTGTTCACTTCGCTTGATCGGTCCACGGGCGAGCCTGTCAATTATGTGTGGCTGGTGCCGGTCCTGCTGTTCATCAGTGCGGGGCTGATCTGGTACACGAAGGGCAGGGCCGCCCAGCATCTTATCGCCCTGTTGCTTATCACTTACGTGCTTGTTGTCCGAATTGATCTCGACGAGGTTGCGGTCTTGTGGGTGGCCGGGCTGATCGGCGCCATATGTTTCATGATGGACGCCGTGCGTCCCGGCCTCCTGGACCGGATGACCGGCTGGACAGAGCCGTTGGGCGCCTATGGCTTCTTCATGGTGCTTGTAGCGCTGTTGTTCTTCCAGTTCGACATCGCCAGCAATGACTATGCCGATGAAGCGATTCCCGGTCAGGTCCTGATCGGATTTGCCATCCTCGGCTGCTCGATTGCGGGTCTCGTGCTTTCGGGCCACCGTAATCTGGCGGTGCGGTGGATTGCCTATACGGTTTTCTCACTGGAAGTTCTCTATCTGGCTTTCGAGACTATCGGCACGATGATCGGGACCGCGAGCTTCTTCCTGAGCGCCGGCGTGCTGGTTTTGCTTCTCGCCGCCTTTGTCATTCGCATGGAGCGACGCCT
This is a stretch of genomic DNA from Phyllobacterium zundukense. It encodes these proteins:
- a CDS encoding DUF2157 domain-containing protein, coding for MALTIGLRKHIARWQRDGVIDEIIAERLRKDLDDHRSGFGLGGILAVLGAVLLGAAIISLVAANWEAMPRLFRVGLIISVLWLGYVGGAWRESLGDRRFGQALYLIAAITFGAGIGLIGQMYHLSGDVSDAVLLWVAGTMVAALFLRSPVLVSAGVAITGIYLFTSLDRSTGEPVNYVWLVPVLLFISAGLIWYTKGRAAQHLIALLLITYVLVVRIDLDEVAVLWVAGLIGAICFMMDAVRPGLLDRMTGWTEPLGAYGFFMVLVALLFFQFDIASNDYADEAIPGQVLIGFAILGCSIAGLVLSGHRNLAVRWIAYTVFSLEVLYLAFETIGTMIGTASFFLSAGVLVLLLAAFVIRMERRLQKRQITP